The Verrucomicrobiia bacterium sequence GTTTTTTTCAACATTCCTGTTTACAGCATTGCCCCGGGTGTTAGTATCGGTTTCTGCAACACCGACGAATGAGATGAAAAAAATCGAGGCCATCATTAAGCCTTTCAAACTCGAAGATGTCAAAGAGGCCCTCTCGAGTTTGGGTGTCGAAGGGATGACGGTTTCGGAGGTGAAGGGGTTTGGCCGCCAAAAGGGCCATACGGAAATCTATCGTGGGAGTGAATACACCGTCGATTTTTTACCCAAGATCAAAATCGAGGTGGTGCTG is a genomic window containing:
- a CDS encoding P-II family nitrogen regulator, encoding MKKIEAIIKPFKLEDVKEALSSLGVEGMTVSEVKGFGRQKGHTEIYRGSEYTVDFLPKIKIEVVLADAIVTGAVDAIVKAAKTGKIGDGKVFVSPIENAVRIRTEETGEQAV